The following coding sequences are from one SAR202 cluster bacterium window:
- a CDS encoding MFS transporter has product MKTRIPEASAPYPSEYDLPGRKRGARVFLAEGGSWAATSGVQANFFNVFTIKLGATASQMSLFAASAELFTIVTQNFTPGITRAMGGRKRMVVATNLLSAIPWAMLCFVPAMPNGSQVWASIILTGLAMTALLATEAAWMSWMSDLVPQHRRGRYMGVRGAMTTAISVVIGITGAYGPGLFQGGRFEGDGAGGMAAGVFVALFALGTAARIISAVMFMTVEDPRPDLKVAVNPPPWKLLSLVTPRTRLGMFYIYMCVAYIGGYFAAPFFGVYLLNDLGLSVSRYITFGIASSIAAIVTMPFWGRFADRYGNWKVMAICATVLSAFPVLIMLHPSPWWIGAVYAFTGLTTSGWGFCLYNFCLENASDEERPRAVSLYRVMGSTGSLAGALLAAYLAPRVPTIFTHQIMTMFVIALVLRGAATAVMMPMFRGTTSAFSASRSRP; this is encoded by the coding sequence GTGAAGACCCGCATTCCAGAGGCGTCCGCGCCTTACCCCAGCGAGTACGATCTCCCCGGTCGAAAACGCGGCGCGAGGGTGTTTCTTGCCGAGGGAGGCTCGTGGGCGGCGACGTCTGGCGTACAGGCGAACTTCTTCAACGTCTTCACGATCAAGCTGGGCGCCACAGCTTCGCAGATGAGCCTCTTTGCCGCCTCCGCCGAGCTGTTCACTATCGTTACTCAAAATTTCACGCCTGGCATCACACGGGCCATGGGCGGCCGCAAGCGAATGGTCGTTGCGACAAACCTCCTGAGCGCGATTCCCTGGGCTATGCTCTGCTTTGTACCCGCCATGCCTAACGGCTCGCAGGTATGGGCGTCCATCATCCTCACCGGCCTTGCCATGACGGCGCTGCTGGCCACCGAGGCGGCATGGATGAGCTGGATGTCAGACCTCGTCCCGCAGCACCGTCGTGGGCGCTATATGGGAGTGCGGGGAGCTATGACAACGGCCATTTCAGTGGTAATCGGGATCACAGGGGCGTACGGCCCGGGGCTCTTCCAGGGAGGTCGATTCGAGGGCGACGGTGCGGGAGGAATGGCCGCAGGAGTATTTGTCGCGTTGTTCGCGCTGGGCACCGCGGCCCGGATAATCTCCGCAGTGATGTTCATGACGGTAGAGGACCCTCGGCCGGACTTGAAGGTAGCGGTCAACCCACCGCCGTGGAAGCTACTCAGCCTGGTCACGCCGCGCACGCGATTGGGGATGTTCTACATATACATGTGCGTGGCGTATATCGGCGGGTACTTCGCGGCGCCGTTCTTTGGCGTGTATCTCCTGAACGACCTCGGCCTATCCGTGAGTAGGTATATCACGTTCGGCATTGCGTCCAGCATCGCGGCAATCGTCACCATGCCGTTCTGGGGCCGATTCGCAGACCGCTACGGCAACTGGAAGGTCATGGCCATCTGCGCCACAGTCCTCTCTGCCTTCCCCGTCTTGATCATGCTCCATCCCAGCCCCTGGTGGATCGGTGCTGTCTACGCGTTTACGGGCCTGACAACATCAGGGTGGGGGTTTTGCCTGTACAACTTCTGCCTTGAAAATGCCTCCGACGAGGAGCGGCCCCGCGCCGTCAGCCTTTACCGCGTTATGGGCTCCACCGGCAGCCTGGCCGGGGCATTACTGGCCGCATACCTGGCGCCTCGAGTGCCCACAATCTTCACGCACCAGATCATGACAATGTTTGTCATAGCCCTGGTGCTGCGAGGCGCGGCAACGGCGGTCATGATGCCCATGTTCAGGGGAACGACTAGTGCGTTTTCGGCATCTCGTAGTCGTCCCTGA
- a CDS encoding MFS transporter: MITKRFPAKAPDAPAETGPADRERDAKLFMAEVVPSSIPTGVYNNFCNAFALKMGASSSQMGFLAATIELFSMLTQLVAPRLVGILGGRKRMTVIATVFGAIPFAALMVVPFLPAGARVWAAIALLGLAFPLALLSDPAWGSWMSDLVPRHMRGRWMARRGAYQMGIYIVLGLTGALALDRLGDAAKWGFIAAFALALVSRFVSAAIFAIARDPRPGLRLSPAPPPWKMLRHLTAKTNLSGMNRYLMAMRFAMPFAGPFFSIYILNDLGLSYTQFVAAGVISGIAQMTVMPLWGKLADRKGNYFVLVTGAVFFSLWPTLFILVQETWYIFAMYVVLGLAEGGWGMAQYNFVLEHSTDEERSSAVALYRVIPAVGAMLGALVAATIALHMPQIFAYQIMTMFVLSTVLRSAATIALVPRFRPGKASPGPELERQSSGESPGQ; the protein is encoded by the coding sequence ATGATAACGAAACGCTTTCCGGCCAAGGCGCCCGATGCTCCGGCCGAGACTGGACCGGCTGACCGCGAGCGCGACGCGAAGCTGTTCATGGCCGAGGTCGTGCCGAGCTCGATACCCACCGGCGTGTATAACAACTTCTGCAACGCCTTTGCGCTCAAGATGGGCGCATCCAGCTCGCAGATGGGGTTTCTGGCGGCGACGATAGAGCTTTTCTCCATGCTCACCCAGCTTGTCGCACCCAGGCTTGTAGGGATACTGGGCGGACGGAAACGGATGACGGTAATCGCCACCGTCTTCGGCGCGATTCCGTTCGCGGCGCTGATGGTGGTCCCATTCCTGCCCGCGGGCGCGCGAGTGTGGGCGGCCATTGCCCTGCTAGGCCTGGCCTTCCCGCTTGCCCTTCTCAGCGACCCCGCGTGGGGAAGCTGGATGTCCGACCTGGTCCCGCGCCACATGCGCGGTCGGTGGATGGCCAGGCGCGGTGCTTACCAGATGGGCATCTATATCGTCCTCGGGCTTACGGGAGCGCTCGCGCTCGACCGGCTTGGCGACGCGGCAAAGTGGGGTTTCATCGCTGCCTTCGCGCTTGCGCTGGTCTCGAGGTTCGTCTCCGCGGCGATTTTCGCAATCGCACGCGACCCAAGGCCGGGCCTGCGTCTCTCACCGGCGCCTCCACCCTGGAAGATGTTGAGACACCTTACGGCCAAGACGAACCTGAGCGGGATGAATCGCTATCTGATGGCGATGCGCTTCGCCATGCCGTTCGCCGGTCCGTTCTTCAGCATCTACATACTGAACGACCTGGGCCTGTCTTACACGCAGTTCGTTGCCGCCGGCGTAATCAGCGGCATAGCACAAATGACGGTGATGCCGCTGTGGGGTAAGCTGGCGGACCGCAAGGGCAACTACTTCGTACTCGTGACCGGCGCCGTCTTCTTCTCTCTCTGGCCTACCCTGTTCATACTGGTGCAGGAGACCTGGTACATCTTTGCCATGTACGTTGTGCTGGGACTCGCCGAAGGCGGCTGGGGCATGGCCCAATACAACTTCGTTCTGGAGCATTCCACCGATGAAGAGAGGTCCAGCGCGGTTGCGCTCTACCGGGTTATCCCGGCAGTGGGGGCGATGCTTGGAGCACTCGTGGCGGCGACGATAGCCCTGCACATGCCTCAGATTTTCGCCTACCAGATTATGACCATGTTTGTACTTTCCACGGTCCTTCGCAGCGCCGCCACTATCGCGCTGGTGCCGCGCTTCCGCCCTGGGAAGGCGTCGCCTGGACCGGAGTTGGAGAGGCAGTCCTCAGGGGAGTCACCGGGACAGTGA
- a CDS encoding MFS transporter, with protein MAPPVLWAGISCVRFQEYTPKMTTQTPADNAGTSPALKPTAPPSATDYDHPARKEGARAFLVESAVGSTPVSVHGQFTHPFIIKMGATSSHMALLAAMSEAFSIASQLVAPWLTRATGGRKRMVVVSTLAAAVPWAGLIAVPFLPDGIRVWAALIMISLTLTVALIGDAPWGSWVSDLVPPGRRGRWMGRRGTIALVVYVGIGLVGAFTLDGLGEAVKWGFAVAFAAALVARVASAFIFSRVADPRPDLKMTPMPPPWKLATMVKGNPRLGRFYAYMLAIHFAIFFAAPFFGIYMLNDLGMSYTAYVAAGVVNSLAQMVAMQFWGRVADRKGNYFVLAVCGVTFSLWPIVFIAVPAIWYVFVANIAMGLASAGWALCQYNFVLENCSDEDRPRSVAFYRIVVSVGSVTGSLVAAILAPRVPELLTYQIMTMFIISSALRGAATLALLPRFRGKALAA; from the coding sequence ATGGCCCCGCCTGTACTCTGGGCTGGCATTTCATGCGTCCGATTTCAGGAATACACTCCCAAGATGACCACGCAAACGCCGGCAGACAACGCCGGCACGTCCCCGGCCCTTAAACCAACGGCTCCCCCTTCTGCCACCGATTACGACCATCCTGCTCGCAAAGAAGGCGCACGAGCCTTTCTTGTCGAATCGGCCGTGGGCTCCACACCCGTATCCGTGCATGGGCAGTTTACCCACCCGTTCATTATCAAGATGGGCGCCACAAGCTCCCATATGGCGCTCCTTGCCGCGATGAGCGAGGCGTTCTCAATCGCCTCGCAGCTCGTGGCCCCGTGGCTGACGCGGGCGACCGGCGGTAGGAAACGCATGGTAGTCGTCTCCACTCTCGCGGCCGCAGTCCCGTGGGCCGGCCTTATAGCCGTCCCTTTCCTTCCGGATGGCATCCGGGTGTGGGCCGCCCTGATTATGATCAGCCTTACCCTCACCGTCGCCCTGATCGGCGACGCGCCGTGGGGGAGCTGGGTGTCGGACCTTGTGCCTCCCGGCCGCCGGGGCAGGTGGATGGGCCGACGAGGGACGATAGCCCTGGTGGTCTACGTCGGCATCGGCCTTGTTGGCGCATTTACCCTCGACGGCCTGGGCGAAGCGGTGAAATGGGGGTTTGCTGTCGCGTTCGCCGCCGCCCTTGTCGCCAGGGTTGCTTCGGCATTTATCTTCTCAAGAGTTGCCGACCCGCGGCCGGACCTGAAGATGACGCCGATGCCGCCGCCGTGGAAGCTCGCGACGATGGTGAAAGGCAATCCACGGCTGGGCCGTTTCTACGCCTACATGCTGGCGATACACTTCGCGATATTCTTCGCGGCGCCTTTCTTCGGCATATACATGCTGAACGATCTTGGCATGTCGTACACCGCGTACGTTGCCGCCGGCGTTGTCAACAGCTTAGCCCAGATGGTCGCGATGCAGTTCTGGGGCCGCGTGGCCGACCGGAAGGGCAACTACTTTGTGCTGGCGGTCTGTGGTGTGACTTTTTCCCTGTGGCCGATCGTCTTCATCGCCGTACCCGCGATCTGGTATGTGTTCGTGGCCAACATTGCGATGGGTCTAGCAAGCGCAGGCTGGGCGCTGTGCCAGTACAATTTCGTCCTGGAGAACTGCTCGGATGAGGACCGTCCCCGCTCAGTCGCCTTCTACCGTATCGTTGTGTCCGTGGGCTCCGTCACGGGCTCACTCGTGGCCGCAATTCTCGCGCCGCGGGTTCCTGAGCTCCTCACCTACCAGATAATGACGATGTTCATCATATCCTCTGCCCTGCGCGGCGCGGCCACGTTGGCCCTGCTCCCGCGGTTCCGGGGGAAGGCGCTCGCTGCATGA
- a CDS encoding GNAT family N-acetyltransferase yields MKFEAPLKLGLSQELINFWQKMFPGSQDVTIEALLGDELDYNRGVFYIARKGNKLAGTCHVTVPLNIPYLGGFGEVATELEFRREGIATELSRQALEEFKALGGQAMFLGTSEPGPARMYRRLGWHRLAGSNVMANITTGASPEEYMVDYFRRTGKFTVQAGGPPHRVPMIPLILTPHNVQVLDSNVPLYSTPYNLQRSCMGLYPRYNAVTKNGFGAWFAAVTEDHRIVGLSSVRTDKPNSCRVDGFTHYRFAEAWKPLIDAALAWGKENGATTGYAVLSVEDEQKHQMYQSEGFARWEPGEDLEFDNRKVESIKMGKTI; encoded by the coding sequence ATGAAATTTGAAGCTCCGCTGAAGCTTGGCCTTTCACAAGAGCTGATCAACTTCTGGCAGAAGATGTTCCCCGGCTCACAGGATGTCACCATCGAAGCGCTCCTGGGAGACGAGCTGGACTACAACCGGGGCGTCTTCTACATTGCGCGCAAGGGGAACAAGCTGGCAGGCACCTGCCACGTCACAGTGCCCCTGAACATCCCTTACCTGGGCGGATTCGGCGAGGTGGCCACTGAGCTGGAGTTCCGCAGGGAGGGCATAGCCACAGAGCTTTCCAGGCAGGCGCTCGAAGAGTTCAAGGCCCTGGGCGGTCAGGCAATGTTTCTCGGCACCAGTGAGCCCGGCCCGGCGCGGATGTACCGCCGTCTTGGGTGGCACCGCCTCGCAGGCAGCAACGTCATGGCGAATATCACCACAGGCGCATCGCCTGAGGAGTACATGGTGGACTACTTCCGCCGCACCGGCAAGTTCACCGTGCAGGCCGGCGGCCCGCCGCACCGCGTGCCGATGATCCCCCTTATCCTTACTCCTCATAACGTTCAGGTGCTGGATTCCAACGTGCCGCTGTACTCCACGCCGTACAACCTGCAACGGTCCTGCATGGGCCTGTACCCGCGCTACAATGCGGTCACGAAGAACGGCTTCGGCGCCTGGTTCGCCGCAGTCACAGAAGACCACCGGATCGTTGGGCTGTCCAGTGTCCGGACCGACAAGCCCAACTCGTGCCGCGTGGACGGCTTCACTCATTACCGCTTCGCTGAAGCGTGGAAGCCGCTGATAGACGCCGCGCTGGCCTGGGGCAAGGAGAACGGCGCCACGACGGGCTACGCCGTGCTGTCGGTGGAGGACGAACAGAAGCACCAGATGTACCAGTCAGAGGGATTCGCCCGCTGGGAGCCTGGGGAAGACCTTGAGTTCGACAACCGCAAGGTGGAATCGATAAAGATGGGGAAGACCATATGA
- a CDS encoding Gfo/Idh/MocA family oxidoreductase — protein MDNKVLRCGLIGCGKIARIHTPNILATPEVQIVATCCIVEAASKDYAAKFGAEYHTTDVDRVLKDPEIDAVIICTRQDSHLRLAIEAASAGKHIFIEKPLTDTIEEGKRLQEAIHKSGVKLMSGWWFKYSPITKRLREVIPHPYYSTFMCRLPWTEQYIVDDEKGPLLYWGLLGTAGYNLHWLWHVMRSQPTEVYAMGYGGKATNTSSILIRFENGSFGNSVFTDMGLGGINPTKWYVEVQGGPKSAAIHGFTKLAFEGTTEPGIPENRYHDGFDKHWKLLADMCLNGKASTMDAWEASIPTIFTEKALESMRTGKSVAVDFRKEMWLPNGKLPESVAKYGDV, from the coding sequence GTGGATAATAAGGTGCTGCGGTGCGGCCTGATTGGCTGCGGGAAGATTGCGCGGATTCACACGCCGAACATACTGGCGACGCCGGAGGTGCAGATCGTCGCGACGTGCTGCATCGTGGAGGCGGCGTCGAAAGACTACGCGGCGAAGTTCGGGGCCGAGTACCACACGACGGACGTCGACAGGGTCCTGAAAGACCCCGAGATCGATGCGGTAATCATTTGCACGCGGCAGGACTCCCACCTGCGGCTGGCGATCGAGGCGGCGTCCGCGGGCAAGCACATCTTCATCGAAAAGCCGCTGACGGACACGATCGAGGAGGGGAAGCGGCTGCAGGAGGCGATACACAAGTCGGGCGTGAAGCTGATGAGCGGCTGGTGGTTCAAGTACTCGCCGATCACGAAGCGCCTGCGGGAGGTCATCCCTCACCCTTACTACAGCACCTTCATGTGCCGCCTGCCGTGGACGGAGCAGTACATCGTCGACGACGAGAAGGGGCCGCTCCTCTACTGGGGCCTCCTGGGCACTGCCGGCTACAACCTCCACTGGCTGTGGCACGTGATGCGCTCGCAGCCGACGGAGGTGTACGCGATGGGCTACGGTGGGAAGGCGACGAACACTAGCTCGATACTCATCAGGTTCGAGAATGGGAGCTTCGGGAACTCTGTGTTCACGGACATGGGCCTGGGCGGCATCAACCCCACGAAGTGGTACGTTGAGGTGCAGGGCGGCCCGAAGAGCGCGGCAATCCACGGCTTCACCAAGCTTGCGTTCGAGGGGACGACCGAGCCGGGCATCCCGGAGAACCGCTACCACGACGGCTTCGACAAGCACTGGAAGCTACTGGCCGACATGTGCCTGAACGGCAAGGCGAGCACGATGGACGCGTGGGAGGCCTCGATACCTACGATCTTCACCGAAAAGGCGCTGGAGTCCATGCGCACCGGGAAGTCGGTGGCGGTGGACTTCCGCAAGGAGATGTGGCTGCCGAACGGGAAGCTGCCGGAGAGCGTGGCGAAGTACGGGGACGTGTAG
- a CDS encoding GntR family transcriptional regulator: MIELYIDRRSGVSPYLQIVEQVKRALLLGTLHVGDQLPTLKEVVGKLAINPNTVLKAYRELEYEGLIETRPGLGTFVIRSPAGPLDSHAGLRASLLDWLKEARQAGLDEESIVALFDSTRRESRVKEGI, from the coding sequence ATGATAGAGTTGTACATCGACAGGCGGAGCGGGGTCAGTCCGTACCTGCAGATTGTGGAGCAGGTTAAGCGCGCCCTGCTGCTCGGTACGCTGCACGTCGGCGACCAGCTGCCCACGCTGAAGGAAGTTGTGGGGAAGCTGGCGATAAACCCGAATACGGTCCTCAAGGCCTACCGCGAGCTTGAGTACGAGGGACTTATCGAGACACGCCCCGGGCTGGGGACGTTCGTAATCCGCTCGCCCGCTGGGCCGCTGGACAGCCACGCCGGATTGCGCGCGTCGCTGTTGGACTGGCTCAAAGAGGCCCGCCAGGCCGGGCTGGACGAGGAGAGTATTGTGGCTCTGTTCGATTCGACCCGGCGAGAGAGCCGTGTTAAAGAGGGCATATGA
- a CDS encoding sugar phosphate isomerase/epimerase has translation MALTPYRYKIGMFLNEVRTFTLDQALALAQDTGCEYVWYTLLAGEPDFAEATDKQIASAMNRLKAHKLKLWMIGTGVTFKQVHLTDLDLAGMQDNPLLKKEFDDLLKCMDAAVKTGCNTVMTYSFAWPGEYTAAKPTWPMRWLTRGGIISELDMDKLTKAFSLVAEAAEKRNVDVVVGMMPWNYTSNTTNMRALMERVKSKRLKVMWGPADNINSGEIDAVSASFLNVKPYINSIHIKDLRVVDGYHNKFDYCPIGDGQVDFPSVLRSLRDNNIQAMLSISTHFLPPGGSKEEAMRLNMSRIQALTKQIESEKTVGAARG, from the coding sequence ATGGCCCTGACTCCCTATCGCTACAAAATCGGAATGTTCCTTAACGAAGTGCGCACTTTCACACTGGACCAGGCGCTGGCGCTGGCCCAGGATACCGGGTGCGAGTACGTCTGGTATACGCTCCTCGCCGGCGAGCCGGACTTCGCTGAGGCAACCGACAAGCAGATTGCATCTGCGATGAACAGGCTCAAGGCGCACAAGCTCAAGCTGTGGATGATCGGCACGGGCGTGACATTCAAGCAGGTCCACCTGACCGACCTTGACCTCGCCGGCATGCAGGACAACCCGCTCTTAAAGAAGGAGTTCGACGACCTGCTCAAGTGCATGGACGCCGCCGTGAAGACCGGGTGCAACACGGTGATGACCTACAGCTTCGCCTGGCCGGGCGAGTACACCGCCGCAAAGCCCACGTGGCCTATGCGGTGGCTAACCCGCGGGGGTATCATCTCGGAGCTGGACATGGACAAGCTTACCAAGGCGTTCTCGCTGGTGGCAGAGGCGGCGGAGAAGCGCAACGTGGACGTCGTGGTAGGCATGATGCCCTGGAACTACACGAGCAACACGACGAACATGCGCGCGCTGATGGAGCGGGTGAAGTCGAAGAGGCTGAAGGTGATGTGGGGGCCCGCCGACAACATCAACAGCGGCGAGATCGACGCGGTCTCGGCCAGCTTCCTGAATGTAAAGCCGTACATCAACTCCATCCACATCAAGGACCTGAGGGTCGTGGACGGCTACCACAACAAGTTCGACTACTGCCCTATCGGCGACGGCCAGGTCGATTTCCCGAGCGTCCTGCGCAGCCTGCGTGACAACAACATCCAGGCGATGCTTTCGATCTCAACGCACTTCCTCCCGCCCGGCGGCTCCAAGGAGGAGGCGATGCGGCTCAACATGTCGCGCATACAGGCGCTGACGAAACAGATCGAGTCCGAGAAGACGGTGGGGGCCGCCCGTGGATAA
- a CDS encoding D-aminoacylase, which translates to MSASFSGVLLMATFDTLILNGTIVDGTGKPGYRGDVGIRGKRIEAVGELGKAEARERIDAKGHVVAPGFIDIHTHSDVTVLDDPGAESMVYQGVTTQVVGNCSYSAFPCGVATPQALKEIMGTTMSSVVEWDWRTMDEWANRIDSNGVSINVAALVGNAALRVGVGALMDRPATAEELKGQQRLAIECVEQGAFGMSTGLTLMPSMYADVAEVAAVCKAIQPYGAIYATHARVLPGLLVKMIEEAAEVGRRSGIGVQFSHLAINDFRFFGTGQRMIDVFDRSRAEGIDITYDMYPYTAAGIDLHQTAPIWLKEGGLHPLLVRLADKKARKKAIDEMNSGLDGGPVTDWKTVVITMTATEKNRWTVGKSIEQVSQQTGEAPSEAVLRLLGEEKDEISATWHNRNEIDMRYFMSQTMGMIGSDGNAVSPDGLYGKSMPHPRFYGTYPRILGRYVREVPVLTLETAVRKMSGFPADRMGIKDRGYIEKGKAADIVVFNPDTVLDRATFEAPHQYPVGMPHVFVNGKAVIKGGKHTGARSGRVLRRGGEGRIVNWG; encoded by the coding sequence ATGTCCGCATCTTTTTCGGGAGTTCTTTTGATGGCTACGTTCGATACCCTCATTCTTAATGGCACGATTGTGGACGGCACCGGGAAGCCCGGGTACCGGGGGGATGTGGGTATCAGGGGGAAGAGGATTGAGGCGGTGGGGGAGCTGGGGAAGGCGGAGGCGAGGGAGCGCATCGATGCGAAGGGGCATGTGGTTGCTCCGGGGTTTATCGATATTCACACGCACTCGGATGTGACGGTGCTGGACGATCCGGGCGCGGAGAGCATGGTGTACCAGGGTGTGACGACGCAGGTGGTGGGCAACTGCTCGTACTCGGCGTTCCCGTGCGGCGTGGCCACGCCGCAGGCGCTGAAGGAGATCATGGGGACGACGATGTCGTCGGTGGTGGAGTGGGACTGGCGGACGATGGACGAGTGGGCGAACCGCATCGACTCCAACGGCGTGTCGATCAACGTGGCGGCGCTGGTGGGCAACGCGGCGCTGCGCGTGGGCGTGGGCGCGCTGATGGATAGGCCGGCGACGGCGGAGGAGCTCAAGGGGCAGCAGCGGCTGGCGATAGAGTGCGTGGAGCAGGGCGCGTTCGGGATGTCCACCGGGCTGACGCTGATGCCCTCGATGTACGCGGACGTGGCCGAGGTGGCGGCCGTCTGCAAGGCGATACAGCCGTACGGGGCGATCTACGCGACGCACGCGCGGGTGCTGCCGGGGCTGCTGGTCAAGATGATCGAGGAGGCGGCGGAGGTCGGCAGGCGGTCGGGCATCGGCGTGCAGTTCTCACACCTGGCGATCAACGACTTCCGCTTCTTCGGCACCGGGCAGAGGATGATCGACGTGTTCGATCGCTCTCGGGCCGAGGGGATCGACATCACGTACGACATGTACCCCTACACGGCGGCGGGCATCGACCTGCACCAGACCGCGCCGATCTGGCTCAAGGAGGGCGGCCTGCATCCGCTGCTGGTCAGGCTCGCGGACAAGAAGGCGCGCAAGAAGGCGATCGACGAGATGAACTCCGGGCTGGACGGCGGGCCGGTGACGGACTGGAAGACGGTCGTGATCACGATGACGGCGACCGAGAAGAACCGCTGGACGGTGGGGAAGTCCATCGAGCAGGTTTCCCAGCAGACCGGAGAGGCGCCATCCGAGGCGGTGCTGCGCCTGCTGGGCGAGGAGAAGGACGAGATATCCGCGACGTGGCACAACCGCAACGAGATAGACATGCGCTATTTCATGTCGCAGACGATGGGCATGATCGGCTCGGACGGCAACGCGGTGTCGCCGGACGGCCTGTACGGCAAGTCGATGCCGCACCCGCGCTTCTACGGCACGTACCCGCGCATCCTGGGCCGCTACGTGCGCGAGGTGCCGGTGCTTACGCTGGAGACGGCGGTGCGCAAGATGTCCGGCTTCCCGGCGGACAGGATGGGCATCAAGGACCGCGGCTACATCGAGAAGGGGAAGGCAGCGGACATCGTGGTGTTCAACCCGGACACGGTTCTGGACCGCGCGACGTTCGAGGCGCCGCACCAGTACCCGGTGGGGATGCCGCACGTGTTTGTGAACGGGAAGGCGGTAATCAAGGGCGGGAAGCATACGGGCGCGCGGTCGGGGCGGGTGTTGAGGAGGGGGGGAGAAGGGCGAATAGTGAATTGGGGATAG
- a CDS encoding ABC transporter ATP-binding protein, with translation MNEVLRTENLGKKYGSHWALKECTFSLRPGQVTALVGPNGAGKSTMLELAIGLLAPTEGTVQVLGSSPTQEAEQVLPRVGFVAQEHPLYRGFSVEETLKMGKLMKQRWDDEFARRRIEKLGLPMKKRVGRLSGGQQAQVALTLAVAKRPDLLLLDEPIAAFDPLARREFLQALMETVAETGAAVLLSSHILGDLERVCDSMLLVYGGRMQIFGEVDQILAGHRIVIGPVGEEALASKVHEVIHQSRAEKQVSTLVKLDGPLVLGDRWAVHEPSLEDIVLGYLERGNDVAAPSKRPKEKVTA, from the coding sequence ATGAACGAAGTTTTGCGGACTGAGAACCTGGGCAAGAAATACGGCTCGCACTGGGCGCTGAAGGAGTGCACGTTCAGCCTCCGGCCCGGCCAGGTGACGGCGCTGGTGGGGCCGAACGGCGCGGGGAAGTCTACGATGCTAGAACTGGCTATTGGGCTGCTTGCGCCGACGGAGGGGACGGTCCAGGTGCTGGGGTCATCGCCCACACAGGAGGCGGAGCAGGTGCTGCCGCGAGTGGGGTTCGTCGCGCAGGAGCACCCGCTGTACAGGGGCTTCAGCGTGGAAGAGACCCTCAAGATGGGCAAGCTAATGAAGCAGCGGTGGGACGACGAGTTCGCGCGGCGCAGGATCGAGAAGCTGGGGCTGCCGATGAAGAAGAGGGTGGGCCGGCTATCCGGAGGGCAGCAGGCGCAGGTGGCGCTGACGCTCGCGGTGGCCAAGAGACCGGACCTCCTTCTCCTAGATGAGCCGATTGCAGCTTTCGACCCTCTTGCGCGCCGGGAATTCCTCCAGGCGCTGATGGAGACGGTGGCCGAGACGGGCGCGGCCGTGCTGCTGTCATCACACATCCTTGGCGACCTTGAGCGCGTGTGCGACTCCATGCTGCTGGTCTACGGCGGGCGAATGCAGATATTCGGCGAGGTGGACCAGATACTCGCCGGGCACCGCATCGTCATTGGTCCGGTGGGCGAGGAGGCGCTGGCGTCGAAGGTGCACGAGGTGATCCACCAGAGCAGGGCGGAGAAGCAGGTCTCCACTCTGGTGAAGCTGGACGGGCCGCTCGTCCTGGGCGACCGATGGGCGGTGCATGAGCCTTCGCTGGAGGACATCGTCCTGGGGTACCTGGAGCGCGGCAACGACGTCGCTGCGCCGTCGAAGCGGCCGAAAGAGAAGGTGACCGCATGA